In one window of Catalinimonas alkaloidigena DNA:
- a CDS encoding FAD-dependent oxidoreductase translates to MEPTHPTQDPEYFHRVVDCQYACPAHTPVPEYIRLIAAERYTDAYMINWESNVFPGILGRTCDRPCEPACRRGRVEEEPVAICRLKRVAADNKGEVRHRMPQVPTQKNGKRIALIGGGPASLTVARDLAPQGYEIHLYDEWNKGGGMMRTQIPAFRLPESVLDEEVNYILDMGIHTHFNQFVSSLKEILDKEYDAVFVGTGAPKGRDLMLPGREEAGNQVHIGIQFLANVAFGHLTQVGKKIIVLGGGNTAMDCCRTSRRLGGEQVHVVVRSPFEEMKASPWEIRDALAEDIPILNNMPPKEFVVENGKLKGMIFGKVRAEYDENGRRKLIPTGEPDVFIEADEVIIAIGQDNAFPWIERDLGIEFGKWDLPVLNKITFQSTRPNVFFGGDAAFGPENVITAVAHGHQAAISIHNFCQGKDVLDRPAPMTNLVSQKMGIHEWSYDSPVVVDERYAVPHENKAIALQDRKVEVELGFDEPTGFKEAQRCLNCDVQTVFTPQSCIECDACVDICPTTCITFTENGDEADLRTRLNAPAENTHQPLYVSEELPTKRVMVKDEDVCLHCGLCAERCPTAAWDMQKYWYNVTKASKIL, encoded by the coding sequence TTGGAACCCACCCATCCTACCCAAGACCCCGAATACTTCCATCGGGTGGTCGACTGCCAGTACGCCTGTCCCGCCCACACGCCCGTCCCGGAATACATCCGCCTGATTGCCGCCGAGCGCTACACCGACGCCTACATGATCAACTGGGAATCGAACGTGTTTCCCGGCATCCTGGGCCGCACGTGCGACCGCCCCTGCGAACCGGCCTGCCGCCGCGGACGCGTCGAAGAAGAACCCGTTGCCATCTGCCGCCTGAAACGCGTCGCCGCCGACAACAAAGGCGAAGTCCGACACCGGATGCCCCAAGTCCCGACCCAGAAGAATGGGAAGCGCATCGCCCTGATCGGCGGTGGTCCCGCCTCGCTGACGGTGGCGCGCGACCTGGCCCCGCAGGGCTACGAAATTCACCTCTACGACGAATGGAACAAGGGCGGCGGCATGATGCGCACGCAGATTCCCGCGTTTCGCTTGCCCGAATCCGTCCTCGACGAGGAGGTGAATTACATCCTCGACATGGGCATCCACACCCACTTCAACCAGTTTGTCTCGAGTCTAAAAGAAATTCTGGATAAAGAGTACGACGCGGTTTTTGTAGGCACCGGCGCACCGAAGGGCCGCGACCTGATGCTGCCCGGCCGTGAAGAAGCGGGCAACCAGGTCCACATCGGCATCCAGTTTCTGGCCAACGTCGCCTTCGGGCACCTCACGCAGGTCGGGAAAAAGATAATTGTGCTGGGTGGTGGCAACACCGCGATGGACTGCTGCCGGACGTCGCGTCGGCTCGGTGGCGAACAGGTCCACGTGGTGGTGCGCAGCCCGTTCGAAGAGATGAAGGCATCGCCCTGGGAAATCCGCGATGCGCTGGCCGAAGACATTCCGATCCTGAATAACATGCCGCCGAAGGAGTTTGTCGTGGAAAACGGCAAGCTGAAGGGCATGATCTTCGGCAAGGTACGGGCCGAATACGACGAGAACGGTCGCCGGAAACTGATTCCGACGGGCGAACCCGACGTCTTCATTGAGGCCGACGAAGTGATCATCGCCATCGGGCAGGACAACGCCTTCCCCTGGATCGAACGGGACTTGGGCATCGAGTTCGGCAAGTGGGATTTACCTGTATTGAACAAGATCACGTTCCAATCGACCCGTCCTAACGTCTTCTTCGGAGGTGATGCCGCTTTCGGACCGGAAAACGTGATCACGGCCGTCGCCCACGGACACCAGGCCGCCATTTCCATCCATAATTTCTGCCAGGGCAAAGACGTGCTGGATCGCCCCGCGCCGATGACGAACCTCGTCAGCCAGAAGATGGGGATCCACGAGTGGAGCTACGACAGCCCCGTGGTGGTGGACGAGCGCTATGCCGTGCCGCACGAGAACAAAGCCATTGCATTGCAGGACCGCAAGGTGGAAGTGGAACTGGGTTTCGACGAGCCGACGGGTTTCAAGGAAGCACAGCGCTGCCTGAACTGCGATGTGCAGACGGTCTTTACGCCGCAAAGCTGCATCGAGTGCGACGCCTGTGTCGACATCTGCCCGACCACCTGCATCACCTTCACGGAAAACGGCGACGAAGCCGACCTCCGCACCCGCCTCAATGCGCCCGCCGAGAATACCCACCAACCGCTGTACGTGTCGGAAGAACTGCCGACGAAGCGCGTGATGGTGAAAGACGAAGATGTGTGCCTGCACTGCGGACTGTGTGCCGAGCGCTGCCCGACGGCGGCGTGGGACATGCAGAAATACTGGTATAATGTGACCAAAGCGTCGAAGATTTTATGA
- a CDS encoding 2-oxoacid:acceptor oxidoreductase subunit alpha codes for MRNGAIVNDMVVRFANVNGTGSASANEMFAKAIFRMGIPVTPKNIFPSNIQGLPTWYEVRINEHGYLGRREGIDLLVGVNPQSYTKDIESIRPGGYFVYDNTKRLHPEFFRADIQFIGIPMMRLCMEHFQVPRQQQLFKNIVYVGALAALLDLELTVVQDIIRDQFGKKPKLIDANFLALDLGYQYAKENYECPLDIRVERRDAVGDQIMIDGNTATALGAIYAGCTVAAWYPITPSTSVVKAFEDYAKKLRVDPETGKNLYALVQAEDELAAIGMVIGATWNGARAFTATSGPGVSLMSEFLGLAYFAEIPVVLVNVQRGGPSTGMPTRTQQADLISSAYASHGDTKQVLLFPSTPAECFDMTVDAFDLAERLQTPVILMSDLDLGMNSHLSPPLAWDDARAYDRGKVLDAAALDEIETFGRYLDVDGDGICYRTIPGTHPTKGAFFTRGTSRDEYARYTEDGDVNVRILNRMLQKWETAKAYVPAPELYQEGHHHDYGLIFFGTSSYATLEAMDRLEKQGIRVDAMRVRAFPFNHTVEEFIAEHERVFVIEQNRDKQFRSLLVNELEIHPKKLISILNYNGMPITAGAIMKQIQQELPTVTTTSPVNGQLKH; via the coding sequence ATGAGGAACGGAGCGATTGTGAATGATATGGTGGTCCGGTTCGCTAACGTAAACGGCACCGGATCGGCCAGCGCGAACGAGATGTTTGCCAAGGCCATTTTTCGGATGGGAATCCCCGTTACTCCCAAAAACATTTTCCCGTCGAACATCCAGGGGTTGCCCACGTGGTACGAGGTCCGTATCAACGAGCACGGCTACCTGGGCCGCCGGGAGGGCATTGACCTGCTGGTGGGCGTCAACCCGCAGAGCTACACGAAAGACATCGAGTCGATCCGGCCGGGGGGCTACTTCGTTTACGACAACACCAAGCGGCTGCACCCCGAGTTTTTCCGGGCCGACATTCAGTTCATCGGCATCCCGATGATGCGGCTCTGCATGGAGCATTTTCAGGTGCCGCGCCAGCAGCAGCTCTTCAAAAACATCGTCTACGTCGGGGCGCTGGCCGCGTTGCTGGACCTTGAACTGACGGTGGTGCAGGACATCATCCGCGATCAGTTCGGGAAGAAGCCGAAGCTGATCGACGCCAACTTCCTCGCCCTGGACCTGGGCTACCAGTACGCCAAAGAAAACTACGAGTGTCCGCTCGACATCCGGGTGGAACGTCGCGATGCGGTCGGCGATCAGATCATGATCGACGGCAACACGGCCACGGCCCTGGGCGCGATCTACGCGGGATGCACCGTCGCGGCCTGGTATCCGATTACGCCGTCGACGTCGGTCGTGAAAGCCTTCGAAGACTACGCCAAGAAGCTACGGGTCGATCCGGAAACGGGGAAGAACCTGTACGCGCTCGTGCAGGCGGAAGACGAACTGGCGGCCATCGGGATGGTGATCGGCGCGACCTGGAACGGCGCGCGTGCTTTCACGGCGACCAGCGGTCCGGGCGTCTCGCTGATGAGCGAATTCCTGGGACTAGCCTACTTCGCCGAGATTCCCGTCGTATTGGTGAACGTGCAGCGGGGCGGCCCTTCAACCGGCATGCCGACCCGCACGCAACAGGCCGATCTGATTTCGTCGGCGTACGCCTCGCACGGCGATACCAAACAGGTGCTGCTGTTTCCGAGCACGCCGGCCGAATGTTTCGACATGACGGTCGATGCGTTCGATCTGGCCGAACGGTTGCAGACGCCCGTCATCTTGATGTCGGACCTGGACCTGGGGATGAATTCGCACCTCTCGCCGCCGCTGGCGTGGGACGATGCCCGTGCCTACGACCGGGGCAAAGTGCTGGACGCCGCCGCGCTGGACGAAATCGAGACGTTCGGGCGCTACCTCGACGTGGACGGCGACGGCATCTGTTACCGGACCATTCCGGGGACGCACCCGACCAAGGGCGCGTTCTTCACCCGGGGGACTTCGCGCGACGAGTACGCCCGTTACACGGAAGACGGCGACGTCAACGTGCGGATACTGAACCGGATGCTGCAAAAATGGGAAACGGCGAAAGCATACGTGCCCGCGCCGGAACTCTACCAGGAAGGACACCACCACGACTACGGCCTGATCTTCTTCGGGACGTCGAGTTACGCCACGCTGGAAGCAATGGATCGCCTGGAAAAACAGGGCATCCGGGTCGATGCGATGCGCGTCCGGGCATTTCCGTTCAACCACACCGTCGAGGAGTTCATTGCGGAACACGAGCGGGTGTTTGTGATCGAGCAGAACCGCGACAAACAATTCCGCTCCCTGCTGGTCAACGAACTGGAAATCCATCCCAAAAAACTGATCTCCATTCTGAATTACAACGGCATGCCCATCACGGCCGGGGCCATCATGAAGCAGATCCAGCAGGAACTGCCCACCGTAACGACCAC